One window from the genome of Pseudomonas sp. L5B5 encodes:
- the moaA gene encoding GTP 3',8-cyclase MoaA, whose protein sequence is MGKLMQDGFGRQIDYLRLSVTDRCDLRCVYCMASDMTFLPRQQVLTLEELLRLATLFVGQGVRKIRLTGGEPLVRPGIVGLCRQIAALPGLRELVMTTNGTQLQRLARPLADAGVRRLNISLDSLDGQRFRAITRNGDLDQVLRGIEAAREAGFEGIKLNCVVMQGRNFDEVPALVQYAIDQGIDITFIEEMPLGEVGRSRGEAFCSSDQVRRVIASRHALLDSAENSGGPARYLRLVEHPRTRIGFISPNSHNFCATCNRVRLTVEGKLLLCLGQDDSLDLRGLLRRYPLDDAPLIDALQQALRRKPLRHDFDPQGAVQLVRFMNMSGG, encoded by the coding sequence ATGGGCAAGCTGATGCAGGACGGCTTCGGGCGGCAGATCGACTACCTGCGCCTGTCGGTGACCGATCGCTGCGATTTGCGTTGTGTCTACTGCATGGCCAGCGACATGACCTTCCTGCCGCGCCAGCAGGTGCTGACCCTGGAGGAATTGCTGCGCCTGGCCACGCTGTTCGTCGGCCAGGGCGTGCGCAAGATCCGCCTGACCGGCGGCGAGCCGCTGGTGCGTCCGGGAATCGTCGGGCTGTGCCGGCAGATCGCTGCCTTGCCAGGGCTGCGCGAACTGGTGATGACCACCAACGGCACGCAGTTGCAGCGCCTGGCCCGGCCGCTGGCCGACGCCGGGGTGCGCCGGCTGAACATCAGCCTGGACAGCCTGGACGGCCAGCGCTTCCGGGCCATCACCCGCAACGGTGACCTGGACCAGGTGCTGCGTGGTATCGAGGCGGCGCGCGAGGCCGGGTTCGAGGGGATCAAGCTCAACTGCGTGGTAATGCAGGGGCGCAATTTCGATGAGGTACCGGCGCTGGTGCAGTACGCCATCGACCAGGGCATCGACATCACCTTCATCGAGGAAATGCCCCTGGGCGAGGTGGGGCGCTCGCGGGGCGAGGCGTTCTGTTCCAGCGACCAGGTGCGCCGCGTGATCGCCAGCCGCCATGCCTTGCTCGACAGCGCCGAGAACAGCGGCGGACCGGCGCGCTACCTGCGTCTGGTGGAGCATCCGCGAACCCGCATCGGTTTCATTTCACCCAACAGCCATAACTTCTGCGCCACCTGCAACCGGGTCCGCCTGACCGTCGAAGGCAAGCTGTTGCTGTGCCTGGGCCAGGACGACTCGCTGGACTTGCGTGGCCTGCTGCGCCGTTATCCGCTGGACGACGCGCCGCTGATCGACGCCCTGCAACAGGCGTTGCGGCGCAAGCCGCTGCGCCATGACTTCGACCCGCAAGGCGCGGTGCAACTGGTGCGTTTCATGAACATGAGCGGGGGTTGA
- a CDS encoding peptidylprolyl isomerase produces MTSGCGCGGNGGGNGGCSSSAVHPPQAASQDPELAVEITPQLIASSEQEWPVVSVNGTLIEPQAMAQELQYHPAADRQEAVFMAARALVIRELLQQRIAELGLQARLGAGENQEEAATRLLLEHEVQVPECDEASCQRYFTSNRGRFHSAPLLAVRHILLECAPDDAQARSQALDQAQILCERLAQFPEQFAELARKYSACPSKEQGGELGQISKGQTVPELERQLFTLAPGLSAKPLESRYGWHVLSVDQRIEGQPLPYEAVATAIRTQLQQGVWQKAVVQYLQTLVGAADIRGIRLQGADSPLVQ; encoded by the coding sequence ATGACCAGTGGATGCGGATGTGGCGGTAATGGTGGTGGTAATGGCGGCTGTTCCTCCTCGGCGGTGCACCCGCCCCAGGCGGCTAGCCAGGACCCGGAGCTGGCGGTGGAGATCACACCGCAGCTGATTGCCAGCAGTGAGCAGGAATGGCCGGTGGTCAGTGTCAATGGCACCCTGATCGAGCCCCAGGCCATGGCCCAGGAGCTGCAATATCACCCGGCGGCCGACCGCCAGGAGGCGGTGTTCATGGCCGCCAGGGCCCTGGTGATCCGCGAGCTGTTGCAGCAGCGGATCGCCGAGCTGGGCCTGCAGGCCCGGCTCGGTGCCGGCGAGAACCAGGAGGAGGCGGCCACCCGCCTGCTGCTGGAACATGAGGTGCAGGTGCCCGAGTGCGACGAGGCCAGCTGCCAGCGCTACTTCACCAGCAACCGTGGACGCTTTCACAGCGCGCCGCTGCTGGCCGTGCGCCACATCCTGCTCGAATGTGCCCCGGACGATGCCCAGGCGCGCAGCCAGGCGTTGGACCAGGCGCAGATCCTCTGCGAAAGACTGGCGCAGTTCCCCGAGCAGTTCGCAGAACTGGCGCGCAAGTATTCGGCCTGCCCGTCCAAGGAACAGGGGGGCGAGCTGGGGCAGATCAGCAAGGGCCAGACCGTGCCTGAGCTGGAGCGCCAGTTGTTCACCCTGGCCCCGGGGTTGTCGGCCAAGCCACTGGAAAGTCGTTATGGCTGGCACGTGCTGAGCGTCGACCAGCGCATCGAGGGCCAGCCCTTGCCTTACGAGGCGGTGGCCACGGCGATCCGCACCCAACTGCAGCAAGGGGTGTGGCAGAAGGCGGTGGTGCAGTACCTGCAGACCCTGGTCGGCGCCGCGGATATCCGCGGCATTCGCCTGCAGGGTGCCGATTCGCCGCTGGTGCAATAG
- the narI gene encoding respiratory nitrate reductase subunit gamma yields the protein MSKWNLLLFGVYPYVALAICLLGSWARFDLSQYTWKAGSSQMLSSRGMRLASNLFHIGVLFVLAGHFVGLLTPASVYHHVISTEHKQLLAMVSGGFFGLLCLLGLVLLIKRRLSDPRVRATSSPSDILILLVLLAQLVLGLLTIVASTGHMDGSVMVMLADWAQHTVLLRPVEAAAAIAPVSLVYKLHVLLGLTLFVLFPFTRLVHIVSAPVWYLGRRYQIVRQKA from the coding sequence ATGTCTAAGTGGAACCTGTTGCTGTTCGGGGTGTACCCCTATGTGGCCCTGGCGATCTGCCTGCTGGGCAGCTGGGCGCGGTTCGACCTGTCCCAGTACACCTGGAAGGCCGGCTCCAGCCAGATGCTCTCCAGCCGTGGCATGCGGCTGGCGAGCAACCTGTTTCACATCGGCGTGCTGTTCGTCCTGGCTGGGCATTTCGTCGGCCTGCTGACCCCGGCCTCGGTCTATCACCATGTGATCAGCACCGAGCACAAGCAGTTGCTGGCGATGGTCTCCGGCGGCTTCTTCGGCCTCCTGTGCCTGCTGGGCCTGGTGCTGCTGATCAAGCGGCGCCTGAGCGATCCGCGGGTGCGGGCGACTTCCAGCCCTTCGGACATCCTGATCCTGCTGGTGCTGCTGGCCCAATTGGTGCTGGGCTTGCTGACCATCGTCGCCTCCACCGGACACATGGACGGTTCGGTGATGGTGATGCTCGCCGACTGGGCACAGCACACCGTGCTGCTGCGGCCGGTGGAAGCGGCGGCGGCCATCGCCCCGGTGAGCCTGGTGTACAAGCTGCATGTGCTGCTGGGCCTGACCCTGTTCGTGCTGTTCCCCTTCACCCGCCTGGTGCACATCGTCAGTGCGCCGGTGTGGTACCTGGGGCGGCGTTATCAAATCGTGCGGCAGAAAGCCTGA